Proteins encoded within one genomic window of Fusarium musae strain F31 chromosome 4, whole genome shotgun sequence:
- a CDS encoding hypothetical protein (EggNog:ENOG41), whose amino-acid sequence MLSRQTVLRIAGIDFDIVPSNNHASPSGALPFLLPLAPQASKPLTGEKIHKYVREHAVHELSNITSPRLEAYQALLTQNIRPAWLYALYLLPANATLLKSLYLPSSMLLRAPLHQTLHAAATSEILKTTRRATISPSQLLTDATTALRALSFLLGEDKWFFGAHGPGLFDADVFAYTYLIDDNALAWQDKSLSQCLGGLDNLKRHKERLYKKCWGVGTL is encoded by the exons ATGCTATCTCGACAGACTGTGTTGAGAATCGCTGGTATTGATTTCGATATCGTACCTTCGAATAACCACGCCTCGCCCTCAGGCGCATTGCCTTTTCTCCTGCCACTGGCGCCGCAAGCTTCGAAACCCCTTACTGGCGAAAAGATTCACAAATACGTGCGCGAGCACGCTGTCCATGAGCTGTccaacatcacatcacccCGCCTTGAAGCCTACCAAGCTCTCCTGACACAAAATATACGACCAGCTTGG CTGTATGCTCTCTACCTCCTACCCGCCAATGCCACTCTCCTCAAAAGTCTCTACCTTCCTTCCTCGATGCTCCTTCGCGCGCCTCTTCATCAGACACTCCATGCCGCGGCCACTTCCGAAATACTCAAGACAACACGACGCGCGACTATCTCACCGTCACAACTTCTAACTGACGCCACAACTGCCCTGCGAGCACTATCATTCCTGCTAGGAGAGGATAAATGGTTCTTTGGTGCGCATGGGCCCGGCTTGTTTGATGCAGACGTGTTTGCATACACCTATCTGATAGATGATAACGCTCTTGCTTGGCAGGACAAGTCATTGAGCCAGTGCTTGGGAGGACTAGATAATTTGAAGAGGCACAAGGAACGGCTATACAAAAAGTGCTGGGGAGTGGGCACATTGTGA
- a CDS encoding hypothetical protein (EggNog:ENOG41) → MATLSEQPVFKELSTLLVKLSVSDDDPNYPNFKKCQAANCNTGTKLKEPGAKEIWDEMMKKETLSNEVEFYSKVKKFLPSVHCKRHNEGNFLEDCFGNWERSRTEKSGYASSEVSLPSTPTQNQVFESPTVEYGTPLSSPLVEDGTPTTSEKSPASSFDSFILSTPSRLNHHSPLPSIEDMSTSNESPRYNPPLALGIDSISGRSIDVGQQDNKVDDISPKEPPKSLPIHSRQDVAAEQPDMVESIVDDTFILENDSDDEPRLAHPQFSELGLKRNGTLSDKAAIIMELTKPLTHAQAGKGKMYVLKHKEEKDLFKIGWTATTVNTSLSRPNNCYGASCETMPIYESPHLFNGAPKAHRLVHLFLSGINVRVKKCRKCGKGHKDWFEGSEEAIVNTVKVMEGFLLGPAYELKEKGELTNEGKARVKNMCNVTLESFQRNQEYCGVPGHITDAESWTFPHTVVPEAAVNVQSRQALVNESSSQPEALAASADASKGLEPPSEANKGGLRNKFKELYGTVKDKLSKFSAADDEFPFALLGALDQDSDNTEKPRG, encoded by the coding sequence ATGGCCACTCTTTCTGAGCAACCCGTGTTCAAAGAGCTGAGCACTCTTCTTGTCAAACTTTCTGTCTCTGATGATGATCCGAACTAtcctaactttaaaaaatgcCAGGCTGCCAATTGCAATACTGGCACTAAGCTAAAGGAACCAGGAGCCAAGGAGATATGGGATGAAATGATGAAAAAGGAAACACTGTCGAACGAGGTCGAGTTCTATTCAAAGGTTAAAAAGTTTCTCCCGTCGGTTCACTGCAAGAGGCATAATGAGGGTAATTTCCTTGAAGATTGCTTTGGCAACTGGGAAAGGTCCCGAACTGAGAAGTCAGGTTACGCTTCATCTGAAGTGTCACTACCTAGTACACCGACTCAGAATCAAGTCTTCGAATCGCCTACTGTTGAATACGGTACACCTCTCTCAAGTCCTCTTGTCGAAGATGGCACACCAACAACCTCAGAAAAAAGTCCGGCTTCCAGCTTTGACAGTTTCATCCTGAGCACCCCCAGCAGGCTGAATCATCACAGCCCTCTCCCTTCGATTGAAGATATGTCAACATCTAACGAGAGCCCGAGATATAATCCCCCATTGGCACTCGGCATTGATTCGATTTCTGGCAGGTCTATTGATGTTGGCCAGCAAGATAACAAGGTGGACGACATATCACCCAAAGAACCTCCAAAGTCGCTCCCTATTCATTCCAGGCAAGACGTTGCTGCGGAACAACCCGATATGGTGGAATCCATCGTGGACGATACATTTATACTGGAGAATGACTCAGATGATGAGCCACGACTTGCCCACCCCCAGTTTAGTGAACTTGGGTTAAAGAGGAACGGAACCTTGAGCGATAAAgccgccatcatcatggaaTTAACGAAGCCTCTCACGCATGCACAGGCAGGAAAGGGCAAGATGTATGTCCTGAAGCacaaggaagaaaaggatctGTTCAAGATTGGATGGACCGCTACTACTGTCAACACAAGTTTATCAAGGCCCAACAACTGCTATGGCGCATCATGCGAGACTATGCCCATCTATGAGTCTCCTCATTTATTCAACGGTGCTCCCAAAGCCCATAGACTTGTGCACTTGTTTCTCAGTGGCATCAATGTACGGGTCAAAAAGTGTAGAAAGTGCGGCAAAGGGCACAAAGATTGGTTCGAAGGAAGTGAAGAGGCTATCGTGAACACAGTCAAAGTCATGGAGGGCTTTTTACTCGGGCCTGCTTAcgagttgaaggagaagggaGAGCTAACCAACGAAGGGAAAGCCAGGGTGAAGAACATGTGTAATGTCACCCTCGAGTCATTCCAAAGGAATCAAGAGTATTGTGGAGTCCCAGGCCATATCACGGACGCCGAATCTTGGACGTTTCCACATACTGTGGTACCTGAAGCTGCGGTTAATGTACAATCACGACAGGCTTTAGTTAACGAGTCGTCAAGCCAGCCAGAAGCACTCGCCGCATCCGCAGATGCTTCTAAGGGACTGGAACCACCCTCGGAGGCGAACAAAGGTGGACTCCGCAACAAATTCAAAGAACTTTATGGTACCGTGAAGGACAAACTCTCCAAGTTTTCAGCCGCTGATGATGAATTTCCCTTTGCACTTCTCGGCGCCCTCGACCAAGATAGTGACAACACTGAGAAACCTCGCGGATAG
- a CDS encoding hypothetical protein (EggNog:ENOG41), with protein sequence MATENPLEDRISTVPFAEQGEKWDSCWREALTPWDRGTASIALHDLLAQRPDLVPPSQHHDHRGHPLRDSAGAIEKKKALVPGCGRGHDVLLLSSWGYDVWGLDFSAAAKEEAIKNQKQAESQGLYKPVDGLDKGNIHWITGDFFAQDWAKGAGADGQFDLIYDYTFLCALPREARPKWAKRMTELLSHDGRLVCLEFPSTKPMSANGPPWGVSPELYEALLAAPGEEIAYNDDGTVHEDPCSKPWADALHRLSLLKPTRTHKAGTSPDGAVLDFLSVWSR encoded by the exons ATGGCTACCGAAAACCCTCTGGAAGACCGCATCTCGACTGTTCCGTTCGCGGAGCAGGGTGAGAAGTGGGATAGTTGCTGGAGAGAGGCTTTAACACCATGGGACCGCGGAACTGCCTCCATTGCCCTTCACGACCTCCTCGCTCAAAGACCCGATCTCGTACCGCCCTCCCAACATCATGATCATCGCGGCCATCCGCTCCGAGACTCAGCAGGCGCTatcgaaaagaagaaggctctaGTCCCCGGTTGCGGGCGTGGTCATGATGTTCTGCTTCTGAGCTCGTGGGGCTATGATGTCTGGGGCCTCGACTTCAGTGCTGCTGCAAAGGAGGAGGCTATCAAAAACCAAAAGCAAGCCGAGTCACAAGGTCTATACAAACCTGTCGATGGATTGGATAAAGGAAATATTCACTGGATTACTGGTGACTTCTTTGCGCAAGATTGGGCTAAAGGTGCCGGCGCTGATGGGCAGTTTGACCTGATCTACGACTATACG TTTCTATGCGCTCTGCCTCGCGAAGCAAGACCAAAATGGGCCAAGCGCATGACCGAGCTGCTGTCTCATGATGGTCGCCTCGTTTGTCTCGAATTCCCTTCGACAAAACCCATGTCCGCCAATGGTCCCCCATGGGGAGTCTCCCCAGAGCTCTATGAGGCCCTCCTAGCAGCTCCTGGCGAAGAAATTGCGTACAACGACGACGGTACCGTCCATGAAGACCCTTGCTCAAAACCTTGGGCCGACGCCCTACATCGACTGAGTCTGCTCAAACCAACTCGAACGCACAAGGCCGGCACCAGCCCAGATGGCGCTGTGCTTGACTTCCTCTCGGTCTGGAGTCGATAA
- a CDS encoding hypothetical protein (EggNog:ENOG41~MEROPS:MER0400048~BUSCO:EOG09264IPL) yields MASPMATETLEQIQTRHRRELKDLQGRITGKKKNATKKTRKGVNDECAEMERQLREKQATEIAALNNSDDNSDEGESAAAEAQTQLQEDTLVKETKKLSVSEPEQQQQQQQPGKKRNRQKERLARRAAEQEAEAQRAEEEASCMTNYRAKESEYMKSTFEKHGLVEKDIAPDGHCLFSAVADQLGQNDIPLGDSDTKDPAYKTVRRVASEYMLEHGDDFAPFLEEDLQDYARKMRDTAEWGGQLELMALARQYKAEIRVVQDGRLERIGEEEGAESGKTLWLAYYRHGYGLGEHYNSLRKAPS; encoded by the coding sequence ATGGCCAGTCCCATGGCAACGGAAACTCTCGAGCAGATCCAGACACGGCATCGTCGTGAGCTCAAGGACCTGCAAGGCCGCATAAcgggaaagaagaagaatgccaCAAAGAAGACGCGCAAGGGCGTAAATGACGAATGTGCAGAGATGGAACGTCAGCTACGTGAAAAGCAAGCCACCGAGATCGCCGCTTTGAACAACAGCGATGATAACAGCGACGAAGGCGAAAGTGCCGCCGCTGAAGCTCAAACACAGCTCCAGGAAGACACCCTAGTGAAAGAAACCAAGAAGCTCTCTGTCTCAGAACCcgaacagcaacagcagcagcagcagccggGAAAGAAGCGCAATCGTCAGAAGGAGCGGCTTGCCCGACGTGCTGCTGAGCAGGAGGCTGAGGCGCAGCGtgcagaagaggaagcatCTTGTATGACCAATTACCGAGCCAAGGAGAGCGAGTACATGAAGTCGACGTTTGAGAAGCATGGGCTTGTGGAGAAAGATATCGCGCCCGATGGACATTGTCTATTCTCAGCGGTGGCGGATCAACTCGGCCAGAATGATATCCCTCTCGGAGACAGTGACACCAAGGACCCAGCATACAAGACGGTGCGACGAGTGGCTTCTGAGTATATGTTGGAGCATGGAGACGACTTTGCGCCGTTCCTCGAGGAAGACCTCCAAGACTACGCCCGCAAGATGCGAGATACCGCCGAATGGGGCGGCCAGCTTGAGCTCATGGCGCTGGCACGACAGTATAAAGCGGAGATCCGAGTGGTACAAGATGGTCGCCTTGAGCGTAtcggggaggaagagggagctGAGTCAGGCAAAACATTATGGTTGGCATACTACAGGCACGGCTACGGCTTGGGAGAGCACTACAACTCTCTCCGAAAGGCACCATCATGA